TCGCCGGCGCCATTGTTCCTGAAATAATCGCTCCCTTGTCCGGGTTTGACCATTTCTGTCCAACGCTTGAAGTCCGACAGCTCTTCCTTTGGCTTCTGCGTAAAGAGGTTATAAGCAATGCGGAGAGTCAAATCCCCTTTGTTTGCCAGTTGATTGATGACTTCATAATCTTCCGGGTAGTTCTGAAAGCCTCCACCAGCGTCGATGACGCCAGTTACTCCCAGTCTGTTGAGTTCCCGCATGAAATGCCTCGTCGAGTTCACCTGATACTCGAAAGGCAGTTTAGGACCTTTGGCCAGCGTCGCATAAAGGATCATCGCACTGGGCTTGGCGAGCAGCAGACCTGTAGGATTCCCAGCCTTGTCTCTAGTGATTTGACCACCCGGCGGATCCTTGGTTTCTTTTGTATAGCCGCACACTCGGAGCGCCGCGCGATTGAGAAGTGCGCGGTCATAGAGGTGCAGAATGAAGACAGGAGTATCAGGTGCGACCTGGTTGATCTCATCGAGTGTGGGCAGCCTTTTCTCGGCGAATTGGTGCTCCGTGAAACCGCCGACGACTCTGACCCACTGGGGTGCAGGGGTTCGATCGACCTGCTCCTTCAGCATCCGCATGGCTGTTGATAATGATTCAACCCCGTCCCAGCGAAGCTCCATATTGTAATTCAAGCCGCCCCTGATCACGTGCAAATGACTGTCAATCAGTCCCGGTATCACGCGGCGTTTGCGAAGATCAATGACCTCCGTGGCTGGTCCCTGATAAACTGCAAGATCTTTATCAGATCCAACAGCCAGAATCCGATCTTCAGCCACGGCCATCGCAGAGGCCTCAGGAAGGGCAGGGTCAAGAGTCGTAATGCGTCCATTCAGGAATATGGCATCAGCATGGGTCACGCTCATTTTGTTTCCTCCGGCATTTCTTTGGGCGTCGCGCTTGCCTCAGGCGTTGATTTGGTGATTAAGGCTCGGACCCGTGGCGCAGCTGCCTCCCCGACGACCATTCCTAAGAGGCCAACGAGGGCGACCAGCGGAGGCGCGGGTGAGCGCACATGAATGCAATAGTAAATCACCCCAACAAACAGGCCTGCAAGAAAGGACACCAAATAGGCGTTCATAATTTAATGCCCCTCGTTTCCTCCGAACATCGTTTTTGCATAGATGATTCCCAGCCCATAGGCGCCACCGTTTTCCTTCGCTATCGTGGTGGTGGCTTCATAGGTATCCTGACGAGCCCAATCGCGCTGGAGCTCCAGGAGGTATTGCAGGGAAGTCATCGGCATGGCTCCGGCCTGAATCATCCTGTCCATGGCTTTTTCGTGGGCTTCCACGCTCACATCGCCACAGGCATCAGCGATGACGTAGACCTTGAATCCCTGATCAAGAGCTGACAGGGCGGGTCCGACGATGCAGACCGAAGTCCAAAGTCCAGCCAGTACGACTTTTCCTTTGTCGAGCCTATTCACCTCATTGATGACGTTCCGATCTTCCCAGGTATTCATCGACGTTCGGTCAATCGCCCTGGTTTCCGGAAATGCCAATTTAATTTCATCAAACATGGGTCCTGAAAATGTTTTCTCCGCCACTGTAGTAAGGATGGTGGAAACATGAAAGGTTTTTGCAGCTTTGGCCACCAAGGCAGCATTGTTTCGCAGACTGACGGCATCAATGGACTTGGTTGCGAAGGCCATCTGGGATTGATGATCAATCATAATAAGCATGTGATCTTGAGGGGAAAGAAGAAGGCGTGCTGGGGTTGCTGTAGCTTTGGTCATAGTTGCTATCTCCTACCAAACGTTAATCCGCATGGAGGGATCTTAGCTCTGTATGAAGACGGATGACATTCCAAGTTTTCAATCGACTTAATAGTCTGCATCTATCTTGTTCAGCGAGCTTTCAGTCAGGAAGGTTTCATAAAGCTTGGAAGTATCGATGGGACGTTGGAAGCGCAGAATGCTGCGGGCTGTGTCAGCGCAAAGACCGAAATTTTACATAATGCAGAATCTGTATTCTGGTTTCGTATGGACTCTGTATACATAAAAGATCAGGTAAAACAAAGAGATGCACGAAGCGAACCGGGTATTATGTTTTCCTGGTTTTGGGCCGATCCTTCCTACGGCGACATGAGATCTAAAAGGAGCGAAGATGACGAGCAATAAATATTCGCAAATCGCATCCCATGCTCTGATTCTGACGGTTTTCGGATGTGGTAAGAATGATAGTAAAGATCTGTCGCTGCAGGAACGCTTCGAAGCGATTTATGGCTATACAGACTGTGCA
This region of Oligoflexus sp. genomic DNA includes:
- a CDS encoding hydrolase, with the translated sequence MTKATATPARLLLSPQDHMLIMIDHQSQMAFATKSIDAVSLRNNAALVAKAAKTFHVSTILTTVAEKTFSGPMFDEIKLAFPETRAIDRTSMNTWEDRNVINEVNRLDKGKVVLAGLWTSVCIVGPALSALDQGFKVYVIADACGDVSVEAHEKAMDRMIQAGAMPMTSLQYLLELQRDWARQDTYEATTTIAKENGGAYGLGIIYAKTMFGGNEGH
- a CDS encoding DUF1427 family protein, translated to MNAYLVSFLAGLFVGVIYYCIHVRSPAPPLVALVGLLGMVVGEAAAPRVRALITKSTPEASATPKEMPEETK